The Halalkalibaculum roseum genome window below encodes:
- the meaB gene encoding methylmalonyl Co-A mutase-associated GTPase MeaB, protein MSKNKEANNDSSLSVSKGVESGNSINPDSLQNFRDRNKSLTLSDYVDGIRNGNRTILSRAITLIESTRSEHQDLAQEIIEQCLPETGESIRIGITGVPGVGKSTFIETMGNYITGNGRKLAVLAIDPSSTKTRGSILGDKTRMETLANNPDAFIRPSPTAGSLGGVARKTRETIYLCEAAGYDTIFIETVGVGQSETAVHSMVDFFLLLMLAGAGDELQGIKRGIMEMADTIAINKVDDSTDKHIQQAVREYKNALHLYPPSESGWEPKVTTCSALKGTGIEELWELIQDYISATNENGYFERQRNRQAKHWMYESINNRLQDAFYNDPNVKRQRKKIERKVLEGTISSFKAAQKLIDLYNK, encoded by the coding sequence ATGAGTAAAAACAAGGAAGCAAATAACGACTCTTCTCTTTCGGTAAGCAAGGGAGTGGAGTCCGGCAATTCCATCAATCCCGATAGCCTGCAAAACTTCAGAGACCGGAACAAGAGCCTTACCCTCTCCGATTATGTTGACGGTATACGAAACGGGAATCGAACCATTCTAAGCCGGGCCATCACGCTAATCGAGAGCACCCGGAGCGAGCACCAGGATCTTGCACAGGAAATCATAGAACAATGCCTCCCCGAAACGGGAGAATCCATTCGCATCGGTATAACCGGTGTGCCGGGCGTTGGCAAGAGTACCTTTATTGAGACAATGGGTAACTACATTACCGGTAACGGAAGAAAGCTCGCAGTTCTCGCCATTGACCCAAGCAGTACAAAAACGCGGGGCAGTATCCTCGGTGACAAGACCCGCATGGAAACCCTGGCGAATAATCCCGACGCTTTTATCCGACCCTCTCCTACGGCAGGATCACTCGGTGGTGTAGCCCGCAAGACCCGGGAAACCATTTATCTCTGCGAAGCAGCCGGGTATGATACCATTTTCATTGAAACGGTAGGAGTCGGGCAATCGGAAACTGCTGTTCACTCCATGGTAGACTTTTTCCTGCTACTGATGCTGGCAGGTGCCGGTGACGAATTGCAGGGAATCAAGCGCGGTATCATGGAGATGGCAGATACCATTGCCATTAACAAAGTTGACGACAGTACCGACAAACACATACAGCAGGCCGTACGTGAATATAAGAACGCCTTGCATCTGTACCCTCCTTCAGAATCAGGCTGGGAACCGAAAGTTACCACCTGTTCGGCATTGAAAGGGACCGGCATTGAGGAGCTGTGGGAACTGATTCAGGATTACATCTCCGCCACCAATGAAAACGGTTATTTTGAGCGGCAACGAAACCGCCAAGCTAAGCACTGGATGTATGAGAGCATCAACAACCGCCTCCAGGATGCTTTTTATAATGATCCGAACGTTAAGCGTCAGCGAAAAAAGATCGAGCGGAAAGTGCTGGAGGGCACCATTAGTTCGTTCAAGGCTGCTCAAAAGCTCATTGACCTGTACAATAAGTAA
- a CDS encoding DUF4097 family beta strand repeat-containing protein — MFKHSFILLVTSIVFLFTLKAEAQKSDEFNLDETYAIAENGTINLDSDDANVTITGSDREDVRVVVNYRMRVRGLSFGNKEGFEMIVEEDNGNLNIFEKERENSTKVVVGSSREEYEITIEAPRGVSLKLNGDDENYRISSIDGSIGIDADDSDVELNECNGDAFSIKLDDGELLMDGGNGSLELELDDGDARIFNGNFSDVHIDTDDGDVDLTTSLADGGNYRFSTDDGDLLLNIAGGGGEFVIRHDDTDISTSSEFEETMSDDDLSIYTLPLGNAKINIETDDGNVVLRVI; from the coding sequence ATGTTTAAACATAGCTTCATACTGTTAGTTACCTCCATTGTTTTTCTGTTCACACTGAAAGCCGAAGCCCAAAAAAGTGATGAGTTTAACTTGGATGAAACATATGCTATAGCTGAGAATGGAACAATCAATCTGGACAGCGATGATGCCAATGTAACCATCACCGGCAGCGACCGAGAGGATGTGAGAGTAGTGGTAAATTACCGGATGAGGGTCAGAGGCTTGTCCTTTGGTAATAAAGAAGGGTTTGAAATGATTGTGGAAGAGGATAACGGGAACCTCAATATCTTCGAAAAAGAGCGTGAAAATAGTACGAAGGTCGTAGTGGGTTCTTCACGTGAGGAGTATGAAATTACCATCGAGGCTCCCAGAGGTGTAAGCTTGAAACTCAATGGAGATGATGAAAACTACCGTATATCATCTATAGATGGCTCAATTGGTATCGATGCCGATGATTCGGATGTTGAGCTAAATGAGTGTAACGGAGATGCCTTTTCAATAAAGCTGGATGACGGGGAATTGTTGATGGATGGCGGTAATGGATCGCTCGAGCTTGAACTGGATGACGGTGACGCCAGAATTTTCAATGGCAATTTTAGTGATGTTCATATTGACACCGATGACGGCGATGTAGACTTAACCACTTCTCTGGCTGACGGAGGCAATTATCGGTTTAGTACGGATGACGGTGATCTATTGTTGAATATTGCAGGAGGCGGAGGAGAGTTTGTGATTCGCCATGATGATACTGATATCTCCACAAGCAGTGAATTTGAAGAAACCATGTCTGATGATGATCTATCTATTTACACGCTGCCGCTGGGAAATGCCAAAATAAATATTGAGACGGATGACGGGAATGTAGTGCTGAGGGTGATTTAA
- the cdaA gene encoding diadenylate cyclase CdaA, with protein MIPIGFLEFGIKDFIEVFIIAMVLFYLYRWIRGTFAIQAAVGLVFIIIINAVVSALGLSTINFILRRILDVGVLAVFIIFQPEIRKLLYSLGQNTNLDRFFVSSSSESIIDEVIDAARAMSHSKTGALIVFARTSSLQDLVDVGFKLDARVNSELLQTIFNKHTPLHDGAVVIRNNRIVAASCYLPISQNPNISTVFGTRHRAAVGITETNNVFVLVISEETGRISIARNGSLTSGLTIQKLRIEMEETLGKQKIDDEEVGFSSTQAEMKIG; from the coding sequence GTGATCCCCATTGGATTCTTAGAATTTGGCATTAAAGACTTTATCGAGGTCTTTATCATTGCCATGGTGCTGTTCTACCTTTACCGGTGGATACGGGGAACCTTTGCCATTCAGGCGGCCGTAGGACTTGTGTTTATAATCATCATCAACGCGGTGGTCAGTGCGTTGGGTCTTAGCACCATCAATTTCATACTTCGTCGCATACTTGATGTTGGGGTACTGGCGGTATTCATCATCTTTCAGCCTGAAATACGTAAACTACTCTACAGCCTGGGTCAGAATACCAATCTTGATCGCTTTTTTGTCAGCTCCAGTTCGGAGAGTATTATTGATGAAGTCATTGACGCGGCGAGAGCCATGTCACACTCCAAAACAGGAGCACTCATCGTTTTTGCCCGTACCTCTTCGCTGCAGGATCTGGTGGATGTGGGATTCAAGCTGGATGCCCGGGTAAACAGTGAACTGCTGCAGACCATTTTCAATAAGCACACCCCACTTCACGACGGGGCCGTAGTTATTCGCAACAACCGGATCGTGGCGGCAAGCTGTTATTTACCTATATCGCAGAATCCCAACATTTCAACCGTATTCGGTACCCGTCACCGTGCAGCAGTGGGTATCACCGAAACCAACAATGTCTTTGTACTGGTTATTTCCGAAGAGACCGGGCGTATCTCTATAGCCCGAAACGGTTCGCTTACCAGTGGACTGACTATTCAAAAGCTTCGTATAGAGATGGAAGAAACCCTCGGCAAGCAGAAGATCGATGACGAAGAGGTGGGCTTTTCATCCACCCAGGCAGAGATGAAAATCGGCTAA
- the folP gene encoding dihydropteroate synthase, which translates to MGILNVTPDSFADGGEYNALDSALGRIGLMVAQGATIIDVGGESTRPGSDPVTEDKELQRVLPVLREAIARFPDTLFSIDTTKYRVAEEALKLGVHLVNDISGLQKEPRFAELCVRYQAGYILMHSQGNPKTMQDDPSYDDVVEDIKTFFSKQIEKAEEAGLEKIVLDPGIGFGKTQQHNISILKRLREFVDLGYPLLIGASRKSMIGRILGNREVDDRVTGTVAVHYHAMMQGAKIIRVHDVKEANDSILVYNALAGD; encoded by the coding sequence ATGGGGATTCTAAATGTTACCCCCGACTCTTTTGCGGATGGAGGTGAGTACAATGCGCTTGACTCTGCTTTGGGGCGTATCGGACTGATGGTTGCGCAGGGAGCCACTATTATTGATGTTGGAGGTGAGTCTACGCGCCCGGGTTCTGACCCTGTTACAGAAGACAAAGAGCTGCAGCGCGTGCTTCCGGTTCTTAGAGAGGCCATAGCCCGATTCCCTGATACCCTATTTTCTATTGATACCACCAAGTACCGAGTAGCGGAAGAGGCCCTTAAACTGGGCGTACACCTGGTCAATGACATCAGCGGGCTACAGAAGGAGCCACGATTTGCCGAACTGTGTGTTCGCTATCAGGCAGGTTACATTTTGATGCACTCCCAGGGTAACCCCAAGACCATGCAGGATGATCCCTCGTATGATGATGTGGTTGAGGATATCAAAACCTTTTTTAGCAAGCAGATCGAAAAAGCCGAAGAAGCCGGACTTGAGAAAATTGTTTTAGATCCGGGAATTGGTTTTGGAAAGACCCAGCAGCACAATATCTCCATTTTGAAAAGGCTCCGTGAATTTGTTGATTTAGGATATCCCCTGCTGATAGGAGCATCCCGTAAGTCTATGATTGGAAGAATACTCGGAAACAGAGAGGTTGATGACCGCGTCACCGGAACCGTAGCCGTTCATTATCACGCTATGATGCAGGGAGCAAAAATTATCCGTGTTCATGACGTAAAAGAAGCAAATGACTCGATTTTGGTTTATAATGCATTGGCTGGAGATTAG
- the fdxA gene encoding ferredoxin FdxA, which yields MAYVVTEPCINCKYTNCATVCPVDAFREGPNFLTIDPLECIDCDACVAECPVEAIYPDDEVPMEWEHYIELNERLAEKWSSYVINEHKEDRPDADEWAEVEEKFELLEEDWD from the coding sequence ATGGCATACGTAGTAACCGAACCATGTATTAATTGTAAATATACTAACTGTGCAACAGTATGCCCTGTTGATGCTTTTCGAGAAGGTCCCAACTTTCTCACCATTGATCCGCTCGAATGTATAGACTGCGACGCTTGCGTTGCCGAATGTCCCGTTGAAGCTATTTATCCCGATGATGAAGTACCCATGGAGTGGGAACATTATATTGAACTCAATGAGAGACTTGCCGAAAAATGGTCATCCTATGTAATCAACGAGCATAAAGAAGACCGCCCCGATGCCGACGAATGGGCTGAAGTGGAAGAAAAATTCGAATTGCTTGAAGAAGACTGGGACTGA
- a CDS encoding ectonucleotide pyrophosphatase/phosphodiesterase: MKSYRKLYTTLFVLFLIGAIGCTESNTSNDRALTPENQLLLISFDGFRYDYLNRVSTPHFDSLVANGVKSEGLIPVFPTKTFPNHYSIVTGLYTENTGLIDNTMYDPEFEEWYRIRDREAVENKKWYGGEPIWNTAEKQGLRAGTMFWVGSEAPVQNMRPTFWKPFDGGMSYTARVDTVVKWLTYTDDKAVDFATLYFELVDSKGHNHGLQSDSLDLAIQRADSLLGYLKENLRRANNWSNMNVIVVSDHGMVDLSAEKTIMLDSIINLDDVERIRWAPATMIQPKEGKTDEIYRLLKENEENYRVYRKDELPERYHLKNNRRVPDIVMVADLGYTILNEGYKERFMNNLPAATHGYDNRAKAMHALFVAKGPAFKSGVTIPEFSNIHIYELMNHLLGTNPAPNDGTLDSVKVMLK; encoded by the coding sequence ATGAAGTCTTATAGAAAATTATACACTACGCTTTTTGTCCTGTTTCTAATAGGCGCGATAGGGTGCACGGAATCAAATACAAGTAATGATCGTGCCTTAACCCCGGAAAACCAGCTACTCCTTATTTCCTTTGACGGATTTCGCTATGATTACCTGAACCGTGTATCCACACCACACTTTGATTCACTGGTAGCTAATGGTGTCAAATCTGAAGGCCTGATTCCTGTTTTCCCAACCAAGACATTTCCCAACCATTATTCTATCGTTACGGGCCTTTATACGGAGAACACCGGCCTGATTGATAACACTATGTACGACCCCGAATTTGAAGAGTGGTACCGCATCAGAGACCGGGAGGCCGTTGAAAATAAGAAGTGGTACGGGGGCGAACCCATTTGGAATACTGCTGAAAAGCAGGGATTGCGAGCCGGGACCATGTTCTGGGTTGGTTCGGAAGCCCCGGTTCAGAATATGCGTCCCACCTTCTGGAAGCCATTCGACGGAGGAATGTCGTACACGGCTCGGGTTGATACCGTAGTCAAGTGGCTCACTTATACTGACGATAAAGCGGTTGATTTTGCCACCCTCTATTTTGAACTGGTGGACAGTAAAGGCCATAATCACGGTCTTCAATCAGACTCCCTGGATCTGGCCATCCAAAGGGCCGACAGCCTCCTGGGTTACCTGAAGGAAAACCTGCGTCGCGCAAACAACTGGAGCAACATGAACGTCATCGTAGTATCTGACCATGGCATGGTAGACCTCTCGGCAGAAAAAACCATCATGCTCGATTCCATAATCAATTTGGATGATGTGGAGCGCATACGATGGGCGCCTGCCACTATGATACAGCCCAAAGAAGGAAAGACGGATGAAATTTACCGCTTGCTAAAAGAGAATGAAGAGAACTACCGGGTGTACCGTAAAGATGAATTGCCCGAACGATACCATCTGAAGAATAACAGGCGAGTTCCCGATATTGTAATGGTAGCTGATCTGGGATATACTATACTGAACGAGGGCTACAAGGAGCGATTTATGAACAACTTGCCCGCTGCCACCCACGGCTATGACAATAGGGCAAAGGCCATGCATGCTCTTTTTGTAGCTAAAGGTCCCGCTTTTAAATCTGGAGTTACCATACCTGAATTCAGTAATATTCATATCTATGAGCTGATGAATCATTTGCTGGGTACAAATCCGGCACCCAATGACGGAACCTTAGATAGTGTAAAGGTAATGTTGAAGTAA
- a CDS encoding TonB-dependent receptor has product MKRYISIFIALMMFPVIASAQISGRVMEAGTNDPLPGANIIIKGTQTGTSAGTNGTFTIDAEEGDILVVSFVGYLSKEVTAEPDMRIFLEPDERTLGTIVVSTSVIDIARARQTPVAVSTISPTEISQKVGNQEFPEIMNDTPGAYATKQSGGYGDSRISLRGFDQSNTAFLINGQPVNDMENGWVYWSNWQGLTDVASGIQIQRGLGASNLAVPSVGGTVSIFTKTSENERGGSVSQLVGNDGYTKTSASFNTGKGENGWSGSFLLSYWAGNGYVYNTSGEGWTYFGAVGYEPNDNHSFNLSILGAGQWHHQRDNWVSIRDFENFGDEGIDPRWNTNGGTLNGDEFNMERNFYNKPLATLNWDWEISENVSLATSLYGSAGRGGGTGPRGQYFFNSDIDLYPFGGIEDLTEHYLEEGDGAASRNADGTINYDNVVQVNRSTTSAYTGGLDAYNGQLIGSNGYRDNGVNNAVMVRRASMNSHNWIGGISKLKAEVDKFTFSLGVDLRKYTGYHYRVLNNLMGLDGYFSGGSGSRGNQNSLGMILESDNAIEASPFKDTGLTGPKIDYYNIGFVNWQGFNGMIEYDSGDKFTAVIQGGISNQMYQREDFFDEPDNTLSDKKNVLGGYVKGGANYNINDNHNVFANAGIISRQPLFDAVFPGFQNDINPDLQNELITSIELGYGYTSYNFDVSVNLYSTVWGNRFIESSFPNEQGTFGTAQFDDVDELHNGIEVETTYRPTNRLKLEGMLSIGDWKYTNDFSATLFDDSQNQIGTATLYTDGVKIGDAAQFVGFIGADYRLGDWSIDAGYRHIDNLYAEYSITDDAFTEPDNPGALELPSYGLVDLGSSYTFDFLGQSASLRVNINNLFDKTYIAESNSNIHASSGDETWKGINKRNFVWYGFGRTWNASIKFDI; this is encoded by the coding sequence ATGAAACGTTACATAAGCATCTTTATTGCTTTAATGATGTTTCCGGTCATAGCGTCGGCACAAATTAGCGGACGTGTGATGGAAGCAGGAACAAACGACCCATTACCTGGGGCGAATATTATAATTAAAGGAACCCAAACGGGAACATCTGCGGGGACTAATGGAACCTTTACAATTGATGCGGAGGAAGGAGATATTCTTGTTGTATCATTTGTCGGTTATCTTTCAAAAGAGGTTACTGCCGAACCCGACATGCGAATATTCCTTGAACCGGATGAAAGAACACTAGGTACTATTGTAGTATCGACTAGTGTAATTGATATTGCAAGAGCTCGACAAACGCCTGTTGCAGTCTCTACCATTTCTCCGACTGAGATTTCCCAAAAAGTGGGTAATCAAGAGTTTCCAGAGATCATGAACGATACTCCGGGTGCTTATGCAACGAAACAGAGTGGTGGCTACGGTGATTCCCGTATTTCTCTGCGTGGTTTTGATCAAAGCAATACAGCTTTCCTGATCAATGGTCAACCTGTTAATGACATGGAGAATGGCTGGGTTTACTGGTCTAACTGGCAAGGCTTAACCGACGTTGCATCCGGAATCCAGATTCAGCGTGGTTTGGGAGCATCTAATCTTGCTGTACCATCTGTAGGTGGAACCGTATCTATATTTACCAAAACATCCGAAAATGAGAGAGGCGGTTCCGTTTCTCAGTTGGTTGGAAATGACGGTTATACCAAAACGTCAGCTTCATTTAACACAGGTAAAGGTGAAAATGGCTGGTCTGGTTCTTTTCTTTTGAGCTACTGGGCTGGAAATGGGTATGTTTATAATACCAGTGGTGAAGGCTGGACATATTTCGGAGCTGTTGGTTATGAGCCGAATGATAACCATTCTTTCAACCTCTCTATACTAGGTGCAGGTCAATGGCACCACCAGCGTGATAATTGGGTCTCCATTCGTGACTTTGAGAACTTTGGAGATGAAGGAATTGATCCTCGATGGAACACAAACGGTGGTACGCTAAATGGTGACGAATTCAACATGGAGCGTAACTTCTATAATAAACCTCTTGCTACCTTGAACTGGGATTGGGAGATTAGTGAGAACGTTTCTCTTGCAACTTCCTTGTATGGTTCTGCCGGCCGTGGCGGAGGTACCGGACCTCGGGGACAGTACTTCTTTAATTCTGATATCGATCTTTATCCTTTTGGAGGAATTGAAGACCTTACTGAGCATTATTTAGAAGAGGGAGACGGAGCTGCTTCTCGAAATGCGGATGGTACCATTAACTATGACAATGTTGTACAAGTTAATCGTTCAACTACATCGGCATACACGGGCGGACTTGATGCCTATAACGGACAGCTTATTGGCTCAAACGGATACAGAGATAACGGTGTAAATAATGCTGTAATGGTCCGAAGAGCCTCTATGAACTCTCATAACTGGATTGGCGGAATTTCCAAGCTGAAAGCAGAGGTGGATAAGTTTACTTTCTCATTGGGAGTTGATTTACGGAAATACACAGGTTATCACTACCGCGTACTCAATAACTTGATGGGTCTGGATGGCTACTTCTCAGGAGGTAGTGGCTCTAGGGGTAATCAAAATTCACTCGGGATGATCCTTGAGAGTGATAATGCCATTGAAGCATCTCCTTTTAAAGATACCGGACTGACCGGTCCCAAAATCGACTATTACAATATCGGTTTTGTAAACTGGCAAGGTTTTAACGGTATGATTGAGTATGACAGCGGCGATAAATTTACAGCTGTTATCCAGGGTGGTATCTCAAATCAAATGTACCAAAGAGAAGACTTTTTCGATGAGCCCGACAACACACTCTCTGACAAGAAAAATGTCTTGGGCGGATACGTTAAAGGTGGTGCAAACTATAACATCAATGACAACCATAATGTTTTTGCTAATGCCGGGATTATTTCCCGACAGCCACTCTTTGATGCAGTATTCCCTGGATTCCAGAATGATATCAATCCGGATCTCCAAAATGAGTTGATTACTTCCATAGAGTTAGGATACGGTTATACCTCATATAATTTTGATGTGAGCGTTAACCTCTACTCTACTGTATGGGGTAACCGATTCATTGAGTCTAGTTTCCCGAACGAACAGGGAACCTTCGGAACCGCTCAGTTTGATGATGTAGATGAACTGCACAATGGTATCGAGGTTGAAACGACCTATCGCCCAACAAACAGGCTTAAGCTGGAAGGTATGTTGTCTATAGGTGATTGGAAGTATACCAATGACTTTAGTGCAACTCTGTTTGATGATAGCCAAAATCAGATTGGTACAGCTACGCTTTACACCGATGGTGTTAAGATTGGCGATGCTGCTCAGTTTGTTGGTTTCATTGGAGCCGACTACCGTCTCGGTGATTGGAGTATTGATGCCGGTTATCGACACATAGATAACCTCTATGCTGAATACAGCATTACCGACGATGCATTTACCGAGCCGGATAACCCAGGAGCTTTAGAGCTTCCATCTTATGGATTGGTTGATCTTGGCTCAAGCTATACTTTTGACTTCTTAGGTCAGTCAGCTTCACTAAGGGTTAACATTAACAACCTGTTTGATAAAACATACATTGCGGAATCTAATTCCAATATTCATGCTTCTTCCGGAGACGAAACCTGGAAAGGTATCAACAAGCGTAACTTCGTTTGGTACGGCTTCGGTCGAACATGGAATGCATCTATAAAATTTGATATCTAG
- a CDS encoding TIGR04283 family arsenosugar biosynthesis glycosyltransferase: protein MKISVVIPAYNEEETIKETISSIRRHSAGHIKEIIVVDGGSEDATVERVQETEACLVTSPAKGRSVQMNYGAEVATGDILYFLHADTIPPKNFDSNILKSVTNGAKAGCFQLSFDRDHPLLDFYAWCTRFNIDAFRFGDQSLFVSAETFASIGGFREDHIVMEDQELMKRLKKKFSFDLLSDAVLTSSRKYSDNGVLKLQLVFTLIFMLYQVGVSQTNLDLIYKKLIH, encoded by the coding sequence ATGAAGATCAGTGTTGTCATCCCCGCTTATAATGAAGAAGAGACCATAAAAGAAACTATATCTTCAATCCGTCGGCATAGTGCCGGTCACATCAAAGAGATTATAGTGGTTGACGGGGGGAGCGAGGATGCTACAGTTGAAAGGGTGCAGGAAACAGAAGCGTGCTTGGTAACCTCCCCGGCCAAAGGCAGGTCAGTTCAGATGAACTACGGCGCCGAAGTTGCCACCGGTGATATTCTCTATTTTCTACATGCAGACACGATTCCGCCAAAAAACTTTGATTCCAACATCCTCAAGTCGGTTACTAACGGAGCCAAGGCGGGTTGTTTTCAACTCTCTTTTGATCGCGACCACCCACTGCTTGATTTTTATGCCTGGTGCACACGTTTCAATATTGACGCTTTCCGCTTCGGAGATCAGAGTCTGTTTGTGTCAGCTGAAACCTTTGCATCCATCGGCGGTTTCAGGGAAGATCATATTGTGATGGAGGATCAGGAACTGATGAAAAGACTAAAAAAGAAATTCTCTTTTGATCTACTTTCAGACGCGGTGCTCACCTCGTCACGAAAATACAGCGACAACGGTGTGCTAAAACTTCAGCTTGTATTTACACTCATTTTCATGCTCTACCAGGTAGGGGTTTCACAGACTAATCTTGATTTAATCTACAAAAAGCTAATTCATTAA
- a CDS encoding TIGR04282 family arsenosugar biosynthesis glycosyltransferase produces MSEERLLIIFAKNPEKGRVKTRLAESLGDEKALEVYHKLLDHTLMVAEHCECDRELWFSRYIPEQNSRGTSGFTFKLQRGEDLGERMSQSFQEAFENDYQKAVIIGSDCAELTSEIVEQAYKKLEDHNLVLGPSVDGGYYLLGMKRYHEELFEGISWSTEKVFQQTLESVKELNLDIGFLPELNDVDIEADWRSAKDSFSES; encoded by the coding sequence ATGTCGGAAGAACGATTGTTAATCATATTTGCGAAAAATCCGGAGAAGGGTCGTGTCAAGACACGTTTGGCAGAATCTCTCGGGGATGAGAAAGCGCTCGAGGTGTATCACAAACTGCTGGATCATACGCTAATGGTTGCCGAGCACTGTGAATGTGACAGGGAGCTGTGGTTTTCGCGATATATCCCGGAGCAGAATAGCCGGGGAACCAGCGGTTTTACATTTAAACTGCAACGGGGAGAAGATCTAGGTGAGCGTATGAGCCAATCATTTCAAGAAGCTTTTGAAAACGACTATCAAAAAGCAGTGATCATAGGCAGCGATTGTGCCGAACTGACTTCAGAAATAGTGGAGCAGGCTTATAAAAAACTGGAAGATCATAACCTTGTGCTGGGACCTTCCGTAGATGGCGGCTACTATCTGTTGGGTATGAAACGGTATCATGAAGAACTGTTTGAAGGTATCAGTTGGAGTACAGAAAAGGTGTTTCAGCAAACCCTGGAAAGCGTAAAGGAATTAAATCTGGATATCGGATTCTTACCCGAGCTCAATGATGTCGACATTGAAGCTGACTGGCGGTCAGCGAAAGACAGCTTTAGTGAGTCATGA
- the arsS gene encoding arsenosugar biosynthesis radical SAM (seleno)protein ArsS (Some members of this family are selenoproteins.) has product MKSLKAQKHDLSRPEVQLDVINNHTEKLKKLPLFSEKLEGADLYPLRPTGIEIFQINVGYMCNMTCKHCHVDAGPDRDEVMSRETLEHCLEALKGTDIETVDLTGGAPEMNPHFKWFVEQVTAMGKHVIVRSNLTILTTTPKYWALPEFFAKLGVEVTCSLPFYSKFRTDSQRGKGTYDKSIEALKMLNEIGYGKEDTDLILNLVYNPNGAYLPGDQEDLENEFKRELQRKHDIVFNSLFTITNLPISRYLNFLLMSGNLEEYMEKLVTSFNPSAAEGVMCRNTISVGWDGTLYDCDFNQMLEMRTNHGAPSHIKDFDLGALNDREIMINQHCFGCTAGAGSSCGGATA; this is encoded by the coding sequence ATGAAGTCATTAAAGGCGCAAAAACATGATTTGTCCAGGCCGGAGGTGCAACTGGATGTAATCAACAATCACACTGAAAAACTAAAGAAGCTGCCCTTATTTAGCGAGAAGCTGGAAGGTGCAGATCTTTACCCCCTCAGACCGACCGGAATCGAAATATTCCAGATTAACGTGGGTTATATGTGTAACATGACCTGCAAGCACTGCCATGTAGATGCCGGTCCCGACAGGGATGAGGTCATGAGCCGTGAGACGCTGGAGCATTGCCTTGAGGCTCTGAAGGGCACTGACATTGAGACAGTAGATTTGACCGGCGGGGCACCTGAAATGAATCCCCATTTTAAATGGTTCGTCGAGCAGGTTACTGCCATGGGCAAACATGTAATTGTGCGTTCCAATCTTACCATCCTTACTACCACTCCCAAGTACTGGGCTTTGCCAGAATTTTTTGCAAAACTCGGGGTGGAAGTCACCTGTTCACTGCCCTTTTACAGCAAGTTTCGCACTGACAGCCAACGGGGGAAGGGTACCTATGATAAGTCTATTGAAGCACTGAAAATGCTCAATGAGATAGGGTATGGAAAGGAGGACACCGACCTGATTCTCAATCTAGTATATAATCCCAATGGCGCCTATCTACCCGGTGATCAGGAAGACCTGGAGAATGAGTTCAAGCGCGAGCTTCAAAGAAAGCATGATATCGTTTTCAACAGTCTTTTCACCATTACCAATTTGCCAATCAGCAGGTATCTGAATTTCTTGTTGATGTCGGGCAACCTCGAAGAGTACATGGAGAAACTGGTCACCTCGTTTAATCCATCTGCCGCCGAAGGGGTGATGTGTCGCAATACCATTTCTGTAGGTTGGGACGGTACGCTGTACGACTGCGACTTTAACCAAATGCTGGAGATGAGAACCAATCACGGGGCACCCTCGCACATCAAAGATTTTGATTTAGGAGCACTGAATGATCGCGAAATTATGATCAATCAGCACTGTTTCGGCTGTACGGCCGGTGCGGGCAGCAGCTGTGGCGGGGCGACTGCTTAG